From the genome of Sulfurirhabdus autotrophica, one region includes:
- a CDS encoding PhoH family protein, protein MSRRDRHQKPRASTHPFETENILSLVTPSPKIYPFKYLNSPQEQYGNAILNYPLVFGLGPAGTGKTYVCGALAAEALREKRIEKIIITRPAVEAGESLGFLPGDKDEKYEPWLQPFRDVLHERLGKSAVDYHVSHGKIEGAPLAYMRGRTFKNAYVIMDEAQNATPAQMRMFLTRIGENCTVIVNGDLDQTDLTGISGLAEALRILSFIPSVKVFSFKASDSVRSGLCREICEAFEQDSANVYGNRIPAAAR, encoded by the coding sequence ATGAGCAGACGAGACCGACACCAAAAGCCACGTGCAAGTACGCATCCCTTCGAAACTGAAAACATCCTTTCCCTCGTCACCCCCTCCCCCAAAATTTACCCCTTTAAGTACCTCAACTCTCCGCAAGAACAATACGGCAACGCCATTCTGAACTACCCGCTGGTATTTGGTTTAGGACCAGCAGGCACCGGCAAAACCTATGTTTGCGGAGCACTGGCAGCTGAGGCGCTACGTGAAAAACGTATAGAAAAAATCATCATCACCCGACCCGCTGTTGAGGCAGGTGAGTCGTTAGGTTTTCTGCCTGGTGACAAAGATGAAAAGTACGAACCATGGTTACAACCTTTCCGGGATGTACTCCACGAACGCCTCGGCAAAAGCGCAGTGGATTACCACGTTAGTCATGGCAAAATTGAAGGCGCTCCCCTTGCTTACATGCGAGGGCGAACTTTCAAAAATGCCTATGTGATCATGGATGAAGCCCAGAATGCCACCCCTGCCCAGATGCGCATGTTCCTCACCCGTATCGGGGAAAATTGCACAGTAATTGTGAATGGTGATCTGGATCAGACTGATCTGACGGGTATCTCCGGTTTGGCTGAGGCACTGCGTATCCTGAGTTTTATTCCGAGTGTAAAGGTATTTTCCTTTAAAGCATCTGACTCGGTACGCTCCGGGCTATGTAGAGAAATCTGCGAAGCGTTTGAGCAGGACAGTGCCAATGTTTACGGAAATAGAATACCGGCTGCCGCCAGATAA
- a CDS encoding magnesium transporter, with protein MRGLVLREISLRHWPKVVFKEVGVGLLNGLAIAFTTAIGVYIWSKSWGLVLVIAAAMVISMIAAGFAGALVPIMLQRFGQDPAQSSSIILTTVTDVVGFFSFLGIATLFSSML; from the coding sequence ATGCGCGGACTGGTGTTGCGCGAGATCAGTTTACGACATTGGCCCAAGGTTGTATTTAAGGAAGTCGGCGTTGGTTTGCTGAACGGACTTGCAATCGCTTTTACTACGGCTATCGGCGTTTATATCTGGAGCAAATCCTGGGGGCTGGTGCTGGTGATAGCCGCTGCGATGGTAATTTCAATGATCGCAGCAGGCTTTGCTGGTGCACTGGTGCCGATTATGTTGCAACGTTTCGGGCAGGACCCTGCGCAGTCGTCCTCGATCATTCTCACCACTGTGACCGATGTGGTCGGTTTCTTCTCTTTCCTGGGTATCGCCACACTTTTTTCTTCTATGCTTTGA
- a CDS encoding magnesium transporter, translating to MNADAKAAVAALNLRFLLDYPREAARRIEAMPAREVSAMLAAQPMHAVVPVWQNLATDVEQAVFTELPEVQAAELLAELEPARSASLLNRLDDEERDRYKSLLSAQVAAEIRTLMQYPADSAGQLMDPRVPAFRGELTAQEALARLRQTKWRGLRELYLIDDDGRLDGRVDIQDLALADPEETLARISRKIVDAVQDTAPREDVVEKMQQDAVTDLPVIDFDGRLVGVIRQAKLASAVQQETTLDIQIMVGASRDERALSSTLFAVSKRLPWLQINLLTAFLAASVVGLFESTIAKYSALAVLLPVVAGQSGNAGAQALARKRWRSPCADWCCARSVYDIGPRLYLRKSALVC from the coding sequence ATGAACGCGGATGCAAAAGCGGCTGTCGCCGCACTCAATTTACGTTTCTTACTGGATTACCCGCGAGAGGCAGCGCGACGCATCGAGGCGATGCCAGCGCGAGAGGTAAGCGCAATGCTGGCAGCGCAGCCCATGCACGCAGTGGTTCCTGTCTGGCAAAACCTCGCCACCGACGTGGAGCAAGCCGTCTTTACCGAGTTACCCGAGGTGCAAGCTGCAGAATTGCTTGCCGAACTCGAACCTGCACGCAGCGCATCATTACTTAACCGGCTGGATGACGAAGAACGCGATCGCTACAAGTCGTTGCTGAGCGCGCAAGTGGCTGCTGAAATTCGCACGTTGATGCAGTATCCAGCCGATTCTGCTGGTCAACTCATGGACCCGCGAGTGCCTGCATTCCGCGGAGAACTGACCGCGCAGGAAGCGCTGGCGCGGTTGCGGCAGACAAAGTGGCGCGGATTACGTGAATTGTATCTGATAGACGATGACGGAAGGCTGGACGGACGTGTAGATATTCAGGACCTGGCACTCGCCGACCCGGAAGAAACGCTTGCGAGGATCTCACGCAAAATTGTGGACGCTGTGCAAGACACCGCTCCGCGTGAAGATGTTGTAGAAAAGATGCAGCAGGATGCGGTGACAGACCTGCCAGTGATAGATTTCGACGGACGGCTGGTCGGTGTTATTAGACAAGCCAAGCTTGCGTCTGCCGTGCAGCAGGAAACCACACTGGACATTCAGATCATGGTGGGTGCAAGTCGTGATGAGCGCGCGCTTTCGTCTACTTTATTTGCGGTAAGCAAGCGTCTGCCATGGCTGCAAATTAACCTGCTGACAGCTTTTCTTGCCGCATCTGTCGTCGGATTGTTTGAGAGTACCATCGCCAAATACAGCGCGCTTGCAGTGCTATTGCCTGTAGTTGCCGGCCAATCTGGCAACGCTGGCGCGCAAGCGCTGGCGCGCAAGCGCTGGCGGTCACCATGCGCGGACTGGTGTTGCGCGAGATCAGTTTACGACATTGGCCCAAGGTTGTATTTAAGGAAGTCGGCGTTGGTTTGCTGA
- a CDS encoding magnesium transporter MgtE N-terminal domain-containing protein: protein MASNEALSFAFLESHPADAARVLERLAPASAAALLKSAPLRLATPVLRHMFPLAGARCLEQLEDSETNGLLHGVGAQAGVALLRQFGAERRAQLLAQLPTALTIAYELLLGYPEGTVGAWMDPHALALPADMTGGESIERVRRADDAPVADPFVIDHNQRLIGYVELADLLRANTKTPLTRIVRPSPHRLPAQSMIAGLSEHPGWRVSSILPVVDRGDRLVGAITHAALQRALSIETVAPLDRKSEDALVDVASAYWFGVSSVIQALVSLLPVERRDRKS from the coding sequence ATGGCTAGCAACGAAGCCCTTTCTTTCGCATTTCTGGAATCCCACCCGGCAGATGCGGCGCGTGTGCTTGAGCGGCTTGCGCCTGCTTCTGCGGCAGCGCTATTGAAATCGGCGCCCTTGCGGCTTGCCACACCTGTACTGCGCCACATGTTTCCGCTTGCAGGTGCGCGCTGTCTGGAACAGTTAGAAGATTCAGAAACTAACGGGTTGCTGCATGGCGTCGGTGCTCAGGCGGGGGTAGCCTTGCTGCGACAATTCGGTGCCGAGCGCAGGGCTCAGTTGCTTGCCCAGCTACCAACAGCGCTGACTATCGCTTATGAATTATTGCTCGGTTATCCGGAAGGTACAGTGGGTGCCTGGATGGATCCGCATGCCTTAGCGTTGCCTGCTGACATGACCGGTGGAGAATCCATTGAACGTGTGCGTCGTGCAGACGATGCCCCAGTCGCTGATCCTTTTGTCATTGATCACAACCAGCGTTTGATTGGTTATGTTGAGCTTGCTGATTTGTTGCGTGCAAATACCAAAACACCGCTGACAAGAATTGTGCGTCCCAGCCCTCATCGTTTACCCGCCCAATCTATGATTGCCGGTTTGAGTGAGCACCCGGGCTGGCGTGTGTCATCCATATTACCTGTTGTTGATCGAGGCGACAGGCTGGTTGGTGCGATCACGCATGCTGCGTTACAGCGGGCGCTTTCGATAGAGACAGTCGCACCGTTAGACCGTAAATCTGAAGACGCACTTGTGGATGTTGCCAGCGCTTACTGGTTCGGTGTCTCCTCGGTGATTCAAGCGCTTGTTAGTCTGCTGCCTGTAGAGCGCAGGGATAGAAAGTCATGA
- a CDS encoding mechanosensitive ion channel family protein, with protein sequence MDFLTQWHAALSGVLDQTVERLAFYLPNVMGAFLLLFVGWIVAHLLRAAAVRLTLLGERALSSFSVGRSTLPTRLPSASAKILGSVVFWVVVLFFLTAATQVLGLHTFTAWLARVVDYLPTVFVGALIIIAGFMVSQLAREVVQAAAVSAGERQRTLIGRVVQAGILITAILVGAEQIGIKVTFLVILAAAVSIALVGAVALALSLGAREYVANLIGGHYLRQRYNVGQYVRVAGFEGRILEITETAVVLETVEGRASLPAKVFNEQPIVLVVSGTNDG encoded by the coding sequence ATGGATTTTTTAACGCAATGGCATGCTGCCTTGTCAGGTGTGCTCGATCAGACCGTTGAGCGACTGGCATTCTACTTGCCAAACGTGATGGGCGCGTTTTTGTTGCTGTTTGTCGGCTGGATTGTGGCGCATTTGCTACGGGCGGCAGCAGTACGCCTGACGCTGCTGGGTGAACGGGCGCTGTCGAGTTTTTCAGTTGGTCGCAGTACACTGCCGACACGTCTGCCAAGCGCATCGGCAAAAATTCTGGGTAGCGTTGTTTTCTGGGTGGTTGTGCTGTTTTTTCTCACAGCGGCGACCCAAGTGTTGGGTTTGCACACTTTTACCGCATGGCTTGCACGGGTAGTTGACTATCTGCCGACTGTATTTGTTGGTGCACTGATTATTATTGCCGGATTTATGGTCAGCCAGCTTGCCCGTGAGGTAGTGCAGGCGGCAGCTGTCAGCGCTGGCGAGCGCCAGCGAACATTGATTGGTCGCGTGGTGCAGGCGGGTATACTCATTACAGCCATCCTTGTTGGCGCTGAGCAGATTGGAATTAAAGTGACCTTTCTGGTCATTCTTGCAGCGGCAGTCAGTATTGCTTTGGTAGGCGCTGTGGCTCTTGCGCTGAGTCTCGGTGCCCGTGAGTATGTCGCCAACTTGATTGGCGGGCACTATTTGCGACAACGCTATAATGTTGGTCAATATGTGCGTGTCGCAGGTTTTGAAGGGCGGATTCTTGAAATAACGGAAACGGCAGTGGTGCTGGAAACCGTTGAAGGCAGAGCCAGCCTCCCGGCTAAGGTTTTCAACGAGCAGCCGATCGTTCTGGTGGTCAGCGGGACAAACGATGGCTAG
- a CDS encoding DUF3616 domain-containing protein, giving the protein MTQMNAHVFQELSGVYEPSAIQQLPDGRFLVVEDEKQHPFSLVTISHDGKVNSTPLNAGPLETGDAFLKLDDLEGVTIDHAGSIYAITSHSLDDEGEEKKSRNKLVRFRVEGDRVVAPLVVKGLKAALVARHLVLANAAKVADVKKDGGLNIEALEFSPDQQRLLIGFRSPLVGNLAIIASVENPVAIFETGAPPEISDKLETLDLEGHGIRGMSYFPSLGGYLVISGPVTREQVQFKLWFWSGHQNEPACRVTIPGLPGFEHAEGVCPAVIDGRQKIIIVSDDGSRKEARYARFLLLDPEQLQIEA; this is encoded by the coding sequence ATGACGCAAATGAACGCGCATGTTTTTCAGGAACTGTCCGGGGTTTATGAGCCATCTGCTATTCAGCAGTTGCCGGACGGTCGTTTTCTTGTTGTGGAAGATGAAAAACAGCATCCGTTCAGTTTGGTCACAATCAGCCATGATGGGAAAGTTAACAGTACGCCGCTGAACGCAGGGCCGCTGGAAACGGGTGATGCTTTTCTGAAGCTGGATGATCTTGAAGGTGTCACCATCGATCATGCAGGATCGATTTATGCAATCACTTCGCATTCTCTGGACGACGAAGGCGAAGAAAAAAAATCCCGTAACAAACTGGTGCGGTTCCGAGTTGAGGGTGACCGCGTAGTTGCGCCTTTAGTAGTCAAAGGACTAAAGGCCGCTTTGGTGGCGAGGCACCTGGTGCTGGCCAACGCAGCTAAGGTGGCTGACGTCAAAAAGGACGGGGGTCTTAACATTGAGGCGCTGGAGTTTAGTCCCGATCAGCAACGGTTATTGATCGGTTTTCGCAGTCCTTTGGTGGGAAATTTGGCCATCATTGCCAGCGTTGAAAACCCCGTCGCAATTTTTGAAACAGGTGCGCCACCTGAAATATCTGACAAGCTGGAAACGCTGGATCTCGAAGGCCATGGGATACGCGGCATGAGCTACTTTCCTTCCCTTGGCGGATATCTTGTGATCAGTGGCCCTGTTACACGCGAACAGGTTCAATTTAAACTCTGGTTCTGGAGTGGTCATCAAAATGAACCTGCTTGTCGTGTCACTATTCCCGGTCTGCCAGGTTTTGAACACGCTGAAGGAGTCTGTCCTGCAGTGATCGATGGCAGGCAAAAAATCATTATTGTCAGCGATGATGGCAGCCGAAAAGAGGCGCGTTACGCACGTTTTTTACTGCTTGATCCTGAACAACTGCAGATTGAGGCTTGA
- the metK gene encoding methionine adenosyltransferase: protein MNNRRYLFTSESVAEGHPDKIADQISDAILDAFLAEEPEAKVACETFVADNLVVIAGEFKTVRKELFSEIQNRAEEIARQVLREIGYKDAETGIDPNSCEVQVRFNHQSIQINKGITLAGGDIGAGDQGLMFGYACDETPDLMPYPVWLAHRLVQRQAEMRKSGAMPWLRPDAKSQVTVAYEGQKVSGIDNVVISTQIERDLDPAWVAQEVTREIVDPLVPEEMRTSNFKLWVNPAGPFEIGGPNGDTGLTGRKIIVDTYGGSCPHGGGAFSGKDPTKVDRSAAYMARYIAKNLVAAGYAKRCLVQLAYAIGVAEPVSLLIETYGTGTVPDNQLEAMVRGTFNLTPRGIIDSLDLRRPIYQKTAAYGHFGRAEPDFTWERTDQAEKLAMFKS from the coding sequence ATGAATAACAGACGTTATCTGTTTACATCTGAATCCGTTGCAGAAGGACATCCGGACAAAATTGCCGATCAGATATCGGATGCCATTCTGGATGCATTCCTGGCGGAAGAGCCCGAAGCTAAAGTGGCCTGTGAAACGTTTGTTGCGGATAATCTGGTGGTGATTGCCGGCGAGTTTAAAACTGTCCGTAAAGAGTTGTTTAGCGAGATACAAAACCGCGCAGAGGAAATTGCCCGCCAGGTGTTGCGCGAAATCGGCTATAAGGATGCTGAAACCGGTATCGACCCGAATAGCTGCGAAGTACAGGTGCGTTTTAATCATCAGTCTATTCAGATTAACAAGGGTATCACGCTGGCGGGGGGCGATATTGGTGCTGGTGATCAAGGGCTGATGTTTGGTTACGCCTGTGACGAAACCCCCGATCTGATGCCTTATCCAGTCTGGTTGGCGCATCGCTTAGTGCAACGTCAAGCTGAAATGCGCAAATCCGGTGCGATGCCCTGGTTGCGTCCTGATGCAAAAAGTCAGGTCACTGTTGCGTATGAAGGGCAAAAAGTATCAGGCATCGATAACGTGGTGATCTCTACCCAGATCGAGCGTGACCTTGACCCAGCCTGGGTAGCGCAGGAAGTGACGCGTGAAATTGTTGATCCGCTGGTGCCTGAGGAAATGCGCACCTCTAATTTCAAGTTGTGGGTCAATCCCGCCGGCCCCTTTGAAATCGGTGGTCCGAATGGCGATACCGGCCTGACTGGTCGTAAGATTATTGTGGATACCTATGGCGGTTCCTGTCCGCATGGTGGCGGTGCATTCTCAGGAAAAGACCCTACTAAAGTGGACCGTTCAGCTGCTTATATGGCCAGATATATCGCCAAAAATCTGGTAGCAGCAGGTTATGCCAAACGTTGTCTGGTGCAGCTGGCCTATGCAATCGGTGTGGCAGAGCCGGTTTCACTGCTGATCGAAACTTATGGTACTGGAACTGTGCCGGATAATCAGCTGGAAGCTATGGTGCGTGGCACCTTTAATCTGACTCCGCGCGGCATTATCGACAGCCTGGATTTACGCCGGCCAATTTATCAGAAGACTGCTGCATACGGACATTTTGGACGGGCAGAACCGGATTTCACCTGGGAGCGTACCGATCAGGCTGAAAAGCTGGCGATGTTCAAAAGTTAA
- a CDS encoding methyltransferase, which produces MNDYPVVNWSEADENRTARWRSEGGTPPPKRVIVADDVMKADVAYRLASEGTALLWRGDFQNARQLLQAMARRVDRKPRKPPTSPTEAFNFHRQFQSQRARTLGMLLLPLEADYSIPLRRAPEVKQACIEAYGVADAPSVVTLREMLGVIGAHEWRKTGVEIPAIGGRIYPHYGVFSPVRGEYVGLVANAPLLTADLAFDIGAGTGVLAAVLARRGVKHVIATDKDPRALTCARENIKQLGLAGQVDIIEADLFPEGRADIVVCNPPWLPARANSPLEHAIYDPDSQMLKGFLGGLVAHLTPVGEGWLILSDLAEHLGLRSREWLLAAIEAAGLKVLERLDVKPTHPRAADETDPLHAARAAEVTSLWRLGAR; this is translated from the coding sequence GTGAATGATTACCCTGTTGTGAACTGGTCCGAAGCAGACGAAAACCGAACCGCCCGCTGGCGCTCGGAGGGTGGCACCCCGCCGCCCAAACGAGTGATTGTTGCGGATGACGTGATGAAAGCGGATGTGGCTTATCGGCTTGCCAGCGAAGGCACCGCTTTGTTGTGGCGAGGAGATTTCCAGAACGCACGGCAGTTGTTGCAGGCCATGGCGCGCCGGGTAGACCGCAAACCGCGAAAACCGCCCACTTCACCAACTGAAGCATTCAACTTTCATCGGCAGTTTCAGTCGCAACGTGCCCGCACTTTGGGTATGTTACTGCTGCCGTTAGAGGCGGATTACAGTATTCCCTTACGTCGTGCTCCTGAAGTCAAGCAAGCCTGTATTGAGGCCTATGGCGTGGCAGATGCGCCTTCTGTGGTAACGCTACGGGAGATGCTTGGGGTGATTGGTGCCCATGAGTGGCGCAAAACCGGGGTGGAAATTCCTGCGATTGGTGGGCGCATTTACCCGCACTATGGTGTGTTTTCGCCGGTGCGGGGTGAATATGTGGGGCTGGTAGCCAATGCGCCACTGCTTACAGCAGATCTGGCCTTTGACATTGGTGCGGGTACGGGGGTGCTGGCAGCGGTGCTTGCCCGTAGAGGAGTAAAGCACGTAATCGCCACCGACAAGGACCCACGCGCATTAACGTGCGCCCGTGAGAATATCAAGCAGCTTGGATTGGCAGGGCAGGTTGACATTATAGAAGCGGATCTTTTTCCGGAAGGGCGTGCTGACATTGTCGTTTGCAACCCGCCTTGGTTGCCGGCACGTGCAAATTCACCGCTGGAACACGCGATCTATGATCCGGATAGTCAAATGCTAAAAGGCTTTTTGGGTGGGCTGGTTGCCCATCTGACACCGGTTGGAGAAGGCTGGCTGATACTTTCTGATCTGGCCGAGCACTTGGGGCTGCGGTCCAGAGAATGGTTGCTGGCAGCCATTGAAGCCGCCGGGTTGAAAGTGTTAGAGCGCTTAGATGTGAAGCCGACTCATCCTCGCGCTGCAGACGAAACAGACCCGCTCCACGCTGCACGTGCTGCCGAGGTTACTTCACTTTGGCGTTTAGGCGCTCGTTAG
- a CDS encoding TVP38/TMEM64 family protein → MHPYKRILTVILFLGVLLALFQLSGLREHLSLDFLHQRILENKVSGLLIFILLFSLGNLIQIPGWVFLAAAVLALGKAWGGVATYVAASFSCVITFFTIRYIGGDALRQLDNKFAVRLLSKLDAHPVSSIVVLRMLFQTVPALNYALAMSGVKFRHYLVGTLLGLPVPIMLYCLFFDYLAKMLKVVPA, encoded by the coding sequence ATGCACCCCTATAAACGGATACTGACTGTCATTTTGTTTCTGGGTGTGTTGTTGGCACTATTCCAGCTATCCGGTCTCAGGGAACATTTAAGTCTAGACTTTTTGCACCAGCGGATTCTGGAAAATAAAGTCAGCGGATTGTTGATTTTTATTCTGCTGTTTTCATTGGGAAACCTGATTCAGATTCCCGGTTGGGTGTTTCTTGCCGCAGCAGTGCTGGCATTAGGAAAAGCATGGGGCGGTGTCGCCACCTATGTGGCCGCCAGTTTTTCCTGTGTGATTACTTTTTTTACTATTCGTTATATTGGCGGCGATGCACTGAGGCAGCTGGACAATAAATTTGCTGTTCGCCTCCTGAGTAAACTGGATGCGCATCCGGTAAGCAGTATTGTGGTATTGCGGATGTTGTTTCAGACTGTGCCTGCGCTGAATTACGCACTGGCCATGTCAGGCGTCAAATTTCGTCATTATTTGGTGGGCACGTTGCTTGGTCTACCTGTACCGATTATGTTGTACTGTTTATTTTTTGATTATCTGGCAAAAATGCTAAAGGTTGTGCCTGCGTGA